One part of the Clostridium thermosuccinogenes genome encodes these proteins:
- a CDS encoding AAA family ATPase translates to MSGKIYTVWGGNNCGKTTFAVNLACTLSKRDMLVGLISSNLTYGDIQVFFDQNVPPEKGLFKALKDDNPNIGDKFSHYEGSKNLFFLSVPTCYAGLLCDTVTLQETERMMKAATMVFDILIVDGASELTNPISGVGLWLAERIFTLHKPSIAVQMWYRSVSDFTRELHIADKQTHILVSPNGEFDDKAYRSMMEVPFAYELPYIKRAGELENAGTPLYSFHDRSCRRYSKVLEKIASSISGGEKR, encoded by the coding sequence ATGAGCGGTAAAATCTATACTGTTTGGGGAGGTAATAATTGTGGTAAAACAACTTTCGCAGTAAACCTGGCCTGTACACTTTCTAAACGCGATATGCTGGTAGGACTCATTTCCTCAAATTTGACATATGGAGATATACAAGTCTTTTTCGACCAGAATGTTCCTCCTGAGAAAGGCCTTTTTAAAGCATTGAAAGATGATAACCCAAACATTGGAGATAAGTTTAGCCATTACGAGGGGAGTAAAAACCTGTTTTTTCTATCCGTGCCTACCTGCTATGCCGGGCTTCTCTGCGATACTGTAACCCTTCAGGAAACTGAACGCATGATGAAAGCTGCAACGATGGTATTTGATATTCTCATCGTGGATGGTGCCTCTGAGTTGACCAACCCGATATCCGGAGTAGGCCTCTGGCTGGCTGAAAGAATATTTACCCTGCATAAGCCCTCAATAGCTGTCCAAATGTGGTACAGGAGTGTTTCTGATTTTACCCGGGAGCTGCATATTGCAGACAAGCAAACTCATATTCTTGTGTCTCCTAATGGTGAATTTGATGATAAAGCCTATCGAAGTATGATGGAAGTGCCTTTTGCCTATGAGCTGCCATATATAAAACGGGCAGGAGAACTGGAGAATGCCGGAACACCGCTGTATTCCTTCCATGACCGGTCTTGCAGACGTTATAGTAAGGTACTGGAGAAAATCGCATCCTCGATTTCTGGAGGTGAAAAGAGGTGA
- the cpaB gene encoding Flp pilus assembly protein CpaB, whose protein sequence is MKLLKNRIFLSIICITIAAVISFVLLPRFYEDKSVTVMVLRAAGDIKAGTEITDKHLATVEVGEYGLPEGIINDKDSILGKITLTDIAKGDYFFSQKLGVFLINELFDRIVKNNQRLVTVSVPSVAAGLSSHLQSGDIVTVAVFLEQASDGEDSFPQVILYPELKGLEVYSVENARTQDTAEVRKQQSESQSSTGDPVPKAITLIVTEAQAERLIEAEYTGKLHMILEKRGVSHER, encoded by the coding sequence TTGAAACTACTGAAAAACCGTATATTTTTAAGTATCATCTGCATTACCATTGCAGCGGTAATTTCCTTTGTGCTTTTACCGCGTTTTTATGAAGATAAAAGCGTAACGGTCATGGTACTGCGGGCAGCAGGAGATATCAAGGCCGGAACAGAGATTACCGATAAACACCTGGCTACTGTAGAAGTAGGAGAATATGGTCTGCCGGAAGGTATTATCAACGATAAAGACTCAATCTTAGGAAAGATTACACTAACTGATATTGCAAAAGGAGATTATTTCTTTTCACAAAAACTCGGCGTATTCCTAATAAATGAGCTATTTGACCGTATTGTTAAAAATAATCAGAGGCTGGTAACTGTAAGCGTACCAAGCGTTGCAGCTGGACTTTCCTCTCATCTGCAAAGCGGCGATATAGTAACGGTAGCCGTATTTTTGGAGCAGGCCTCCGATGGTGAAGATTCTTTCCCACAGGTGATCCTCTATCCCGAGCTGAAAGGACTGGAGGTGTACAGCGTGGAAAACGCCCGCACACAGGATACTGCAGAGGTACGAAAGCAGCAATCTGAGAGTCAGTCATCTACCGGAGATCCGGTTCCAAAGGCTATAACACTAATTGTTACAGAAGCTCAGGCTGAGAGACTTATCGAAGCCGAATATACAGGGAAACTGCACATGATCCTTGAGAAACGGGGTGTAAGCCATGAGCGGTAA
- a CDS encoding ATP-binding protein — protein sequence MKIKTVKLKNFRSYKDEVSIDFCDLTAFVGKNDIGKSSILEALDIFFNEGKGVVKIDKDDINKQAVSEGDSEICITVCFEELPTNIIIDATNETTLHDEYLVNSSNQLEIIKKYPNAGKEKVYVRAYHPTNPQCKDLLQKTDTELRTIIDQQQIQCLDRNRKAVMRAAIWNHHNQDLQLAEIELDVTKGDTKSIWEKLQSYLPVYTLFQSDRKNSDGDSEVQDPLKEAVKQILNNDVLRQTLSEIACEVETKLKEVSDRTLEKLREMNPDVANSLNPVIPSVESLKWGDVFKNVSISGDEGIPINKRGSGVKRLILLNFFRAEAERRKEDRNSTSIIYAIEEPETSQHTEHQKALIRAFLTLAESPNTQVIITTHSASLVKELNFENLRLISANCGSKTVETVLPGQLPYPSLNEVNFLAFSEVTEEYHNELYGFIEAEGQLEAYKAGKPTMRYIKILRNGSTKEEQIILTEYIRHQIHHPENKHNPRYTFEQLRDSICLMREFIQTLQCSIG from the coding sequence TTGAAGATTAAAACAGTTAAACTAAAAAATTTTAGAAGTTACAAAGATGAAGTGTCTATAGATTTCTGTGACTTAACTGCTTTTGTAGGAAAGAATGATATTGGGAAATCAAGTATTTTAGAAGCACTGGATATTTTTTTTAATGAAGGCAAAGGGGTTGTCAAGATAGATAAAGATGATATTAATAAACAAGCCGTTTCAGAAGGTGATTCCGAAATATGCATTACTGTTTGTTTTGAAGAGCTTCCGACTAATATCATTATTGACGCTACCAATGAAACAACACTACATGATGAGTATTTAGTTAATTCAAGCAATCAGCTTGAGATTATTAAAAAATACCCCAATGCTGGTAAGGAAAAGGTATATGTAAGGGCATATCACCCGACCAATCCACAATGTAAAGATTTACTTCAAAAAACTGATACAGAGCTTAGGACAATCATTGATCAGCAGCAAATACAGTGCCTTGATAGAAACAGAAAAGCTGTTATGCGAGCAGCCATTTGGAATCATCACAATCAAGATTTGCAATTAGCTGAAATAGAACTTGATGTTACAAAAGGCGATACAAAATCCATTTGGGAGAAACTTCAAAGCTATTTGCCAGTTTACACTTTGTTTCAGTCAGATAGGAAAAATAGCGATGGTGATAGCGAGGTACAGGATCCACTTAAGGAAGCAGTTAAGCAAATCTTGAACAACGACGTGTTAAGACAAACACTCAGTGAAATTGCTTGTGAAGTAGAAACTAAGCTTAAAGAAGTGTCTGACAGAACGCTTGAAAAGTTACGAGAGATGAACCCTGATGTAGCTAATAGTTTGAACCCTGTAATCCCATCTGTTGAAAGCCTTAAGTGGGGAGATGTCTTTAAAAACGTTTCTATTTCAGGTGATGAGGGGATTCCAATTAATAAAAGGGGAAGTGGTGTCAAACGGCTAATTCTTCTAAATTTCTTCAGAGCGGAAGCAGAACGGAGAAAAGAAGATAGAAATAGTACAAGCATTATTTATGCGATTGAGGAACCAGAGACATCACAACACACTGAACACCAAAAAGCATTGATCAGAGCTTTCTTAACGCTTGCAGAATCTCCTAACACACAAGTAATTATAACGACCCATAGTGCAAGCTTAGTAAAGGAACTAAATTTTGAGAACCTACGCTTAATCTCAGCTAATTGCGGATCGAAAACAGTTGAAACTGTTTTACCAGGTCAATTACCTTATCCCTCCCTAAATGAAGTAAATTTTCTGGCATTTTCTGAAGTTACGGAAGAATATCATAATGAGCTTTATGGCTTTATTGAGGCCGAAGGGCAACTAGAAGCCTATAAAGCAGGAAAACCTACAATGAGGTATATAAAGATTCTCCGAAACGGTAGTACAAAAGAAGAGCAGATAATTCTGACCGAATATATTAGACACCAGATCCATCACCCTGAAAATAAACATAATCCTCGATATACCTTTGAACAGCTAAGAGATTCTATATGCCTTATGAGAGAATTTATTCAAACATTGCAATGCAGTATAGGTTAG
- a CDS encoding ATPase, T2SS/T4P/T4SS family: protein MNHGFSVNDLIYRANKLRSDSGESMQAQDYSEILDKLQRIIAKNHSSELAQVLYSEEAEEKLKDLIMRYLNSEQLVAKDKGNISELVDAIYYDMAGMGLLSPYLQDTDTEEINVNGYGGIWVLYRDRKVRLNETFGTPEACSNIVRKMSRFGNVILDGSKPIGDSFIARGVRMSGAISPCVDPDAGAIASIRKQKPSFITRENLIEWDTATAEELDFLTLCVNNGVSVAIAGATGSGKTADMGYILSCVPPDKRIVTIEDTRELSLAKFDENGVMINDVIHLLTKEEPNPISMLDLLKLSLRLHPEILVPAEMRGKEALTVQEAGRTGHTIVSTLHANSARTAYDRILTMCLEAGTSLSEERLLKNIVEAFPIMLFKMQLPDKSRKYMEIFEATGVENGEVTGNTLYKYVIDHYERDKDGKIIKAVGTHRRLGCISPALAEKLLIGGVPQEEILRFTEGGA from the coding sequence GTGAACCATGGATTTTCAGTAAACGACCTAATTTACCGGGCTAACAAACTGCGTTCCGACAGTGGTGAGAGTATGCAGGCCCAGGATTACAGCGAAATTCTTGATAAACTGCAGCGCATTATAGCGAAGAATCATTCATCGGAGCTTGCCCAGGTGTTGTACTCGGAGGAAGCCGAGGAAAAGCTTAAAGACCTAATCATGCGCTATTTAAACAGTGAGCAGCTGGTTGCAAAGGATAAAGGCAACATTTCTGAATTGGTGGACGCGATATATTATGACATGGCGGGCATGGGACTGTTATCTCCATACCTTCAGGATACCGACACGGAGGAAATAAACGTCAACGGTTATGGAGGCATTTGGGTACTGTATAGAGATAGAAAGGTGCGGCTCAATGAAACCTTTGGAACACCCGAAGCCTGCTCCAATATTGTAAGAAAGATGAGCCGATTTGGGAATGTCATTCTCGATGGCTCAAAACCTATTGGAGACAGTTTCATTGCACGAGGTGTTCGAATGTCGGGCGCTATTTCGCCCTGCGTTGACCCGGATGCGGGAGCCATTGCCTCCATCAGGAAACAAAAGCCCTCTTTCATTACAAGGGAAAATCTGATTGAGTGGGATACGGCCACAGCAGAGGAACTGGACTTTCTGACCCTATGTGTTAATAACGGCGTATCAGTTGCAATAGCCGGAGCAACCGGCAGCGGGAAAACCGCTGATATGGGATACATACTAAGCTGCGTACCTCCGGACAAACGCATTGTCACAATAGAGGACACCCGTGAACTGTCACTGGCAAAGTTTGATGAAAACGGTGTAATGATAAATGATGTCATACATCTTTTAACCAAGGAGGAACCTAATCCTATTTCCATGCTGGATTTATTGAAACTATCACTAAGGCTGCATCCTGAAATCCTTGTACCTGCAGAGATGCGTGGAAAAGAGGCATTGACCGTGCAGGAAGCCGGACGGACAGGGCACACCATTGTCAGTACCCTCCATGCCAACAGTGCACGGACGGCATATGACAGAATCCTTACCATGTGCCTTGAGGCAGGAACATCCTTATCAGAAGAAAGACTTCTGAAAAACATTGTTGAAGCTTTTCCCATTATGCTTTTCAAAATGCAGCTTCCGGACAAATCCCGCAAATACATGGAAATCTTTGAGGCTACAGGGGTAGAGAATGGTGAGGTAACAGGAAATACCTTATATAAATATGTTATTGATCATTATGAACGGGATAAAGACGGCAAGATTATTAAGGCTGTGGGCACACATAGGCGTTTAGGTTGCATTTCACCGGCACTTGCGGAAAAACTACTGATAGGTGGTGTCCCTCAAGAAGAGATTCTTCGCTTTACGGAAGGGGGAGCATGA
- a CDS encoding ParA family protein, protein MSKVIALANQKGGTGKTTTTVNLGIGLAAQGKKVLLVDADAQGNLTDSLGYQEPDNLPVSLATILTKIMMEEPYNADEGILHHAEGVDLMPGNIELSAIEVSLVNTMSRETVLRTYINTVKDKYDYVLIDCMPSLGMLTINALAAADSVIIPVQAHYLPAKGMTQLLQTIARVRRQINPKLTIDGVLLTMVDNRTNFAKDISFILRRDYGDKLRVFQTEIPLSIRAAETSAEGKSIYMHDPHGIAAKAYQAFTKEVQDIGKEQPKRQHKTDISR, encoded by the coding sequence GTGTCAAAAGTAATCGCCCTTGCTAATCAGAAGGGTGGCACAGGCAAAACGACCACAACAGTTAATCTTGGCATCGGTCTTGCTGCACAAGGTAAGAAGGTGCTCCTGGTAGACGCTGACGCGCAGGGTAATCTGACGGATTCACTGGGTTACCAGGAACCAGACAATCTGCCCGTTTCATTGGCCACTATCCTTACTAAAATCATGATGGAGGAACCGTACAACGCAGATGAAGGCATCCTTCATCATGCGGAAGGTGTGGATCTTATGCCGGGCAATATAGAACTGTCTGCCATTGAGGTTTCACTGGTTAACACCATGAGTCGTGAAACGGTACTGCGTACATATATCAATACGGTAAAAGACAAATATGATTATGTGCTGATTGATTGTATGCCGAGTTTGGGTATGTTGACAATCAATGCTCTTGCCGCTGCAGACAGCGTGATTATTCCGGTACAGGCTCATTACCTGCCAGCCAAAGGAATGACACAGTTACTGCAGACTATTGCCAGGGTAAGGCGGCAAATCAATCCTAAACTGACCATCGACGGTGTTCTACTCACAATGGTAGATAATCGTACCAACTTTGCAAAGGACATTTCCTTTATTTTACGACGGGACTACGGCGACAAGCTACGAGTATTCCAAACGGAAATTCCCTTATCAATCCGGGCTGCTGAAACAAGTGCCGAGGGGAAAAGCATTTATATGCATGATCCACATGGTATTGCTGCTAAAGCCTATCAGGCCTTTACAAAGGAGGTGCAGGACATTGGCAAAGAGCAACCCAAGAGACAGCATAAAACTGACATCAGTAGATGA
- a CDS encoding HD domain-containing protein, which produces MTKTIKDTKAYSLLLSRNSSFLDKVIKIYDYAVNFLPKINRVFSNYTGHDILHSLNVADYMYDLCDYPDQLSDLELVVMLYSALLHDIGMVVSEQEIDYIKKEQGDITERKYSLVLQKYRDETVALQECIRPIHGMRSYNHIMKMDNECFIVPGYTNISFKDDVAKICAAHNENFEWITSNLSLDQMKGNWTLNSQYIALLLRIADYLDIDEERAPLYLYQYLSPKDYGDLEWKQHFVIENKDKIAVNPKTGRKNIEFYGESSNPSIHRKLLKYFDSINDELKRAVDYSETFRDKRYLLSISTMVHNKIRTKGFNFSDFKLSLDYKAVTSLLMGENIYGDKKYGLRELIQNSIDACMVMQEEANNKDEFKYSPYQPFINIILDQDRKQVIIFDNGRGMSVDILKKYFLNVGVSYYVSDDYLFKGNKYTPIGNYGIGFLACFMLSDKVNVITKYYGENRANKIEFEKSSEYICLTYEDVPRSQGTEIILDYDQFISVFGNSQDNVEVFIKKNFIDCQIPISLISSKDGKTTPKVIELQQFGSIYPESIRLDKYFDGIQVALNFNYKGITYWKNFSDIYADESFIYHEARNEILPEQDVSSPVLLKEYIKDGTIKFLRLPIIASSEEDDFEKAYDVLEDFDAALGKINYENANIIAANTALYNDSVLIDNGYDRIVGNYTLSDFRRQVGHSSNAPTYTFLEEKKVIHGTGDKILPYNTDIGFKGMYWFNYTDFIYIKNVLISGARIKIPFLVEGIELKGLVVNVTNKKIIPNVSRNNISEQQGKELSYAIGKAMHMWIYENGNLDIEEKELLKKFIFTCYPEDNSLLKK; this is translated from the coding sequence ATGACTAAGACAATTAAAGATACGAAAGCATATTCTTTACTTTTAAGTAGGAATAGCTCTTTTTTAGATAAAGTCATTAAAATATACGATTACGCAGTAAATTTCTTACCCAAGATCAATCGTGTCTTTTCAAACTATACTGGACATGATATTTTACATTCTCTAAATGTAGCAGACTATATGTATGATTTATGTGACTATCCGGATCAACTTAGCGATTTGGAACTAGTCGTTATGCTTTATTCAGCGTTACTCCATGATATTGGAATGGTTGTTAGTGAACAAGAAATTGATTACATCAAAAAAGAGCAGGGAGACATCACAGAAAGAAAATACTCATTAGTTCTACAGAAATATAGGGATGAAACTGTAGCGTTACAGGAATGTATCCGTCCTATTCATGGTATGAGATCATATAATCACATTATGAAGATGGATAACGAATGTTTCATTGTGCCAGGCTATACTAACATTTCTTTTAAAGATGATGTAGCAAAAATATGTGCAGCACACAATGAAAACTTTGAGTGGATCACAAGTAATCTATCTCTTGACCAAATGAAAGGCAATTGGACGTTGAATTCTCAATATATTGCTTTACTCCTCAGAATAGCTGATTATTTGGATATAGATGAAGAAAGAGCGCCTCTTTATTTATATCAATATTTGAGTCCAAAGGATTATGGTGATTTAGAATGGAAGCAGCATTTTGTTATTGAGAATAAAGACAAGATCGCTGTTAATCCAAAAACCGGAAGAAAAAACATAGAATTTTATGGCGAGAGTTCAAATCCCAGTATACATAGAAAGCTCCTTAAGTATTTTGATTCAATAAATGATGAATTAAAAAGAGCTGTTGATTACTCGGAAACCTTTCGAGATAAAAGGTATCTTTTATCCATAAGCACGATGGTACATAACAAGATAAGGACAAAGGGATTTAACTTTTCTGATTTCAAGCTCTCTCTTGATTATAAAGCCGTTACAAGTTTGCTAATGGGTGAAAATATCTATGGAGATAAAAAATATGGATTACGGGAATTAATTCAAAACTCCATAGACGCTTGTATGGTTATGCAAGAGGAGGCAAACAACAAAGATGAATTTAAGTACAGTCCATACCAACCTTTTATCAATATCATTTTAGATCAGGATAGAAAACAAGTAATTATATTTGATAATGGCCGAGGAATGTCAGTTGATATTTTGAAAAAGTATTTCTTAAATGTAGGCGTTTCTTATTATGTTTCAGATGATTACTTGTTTAAAGGAAATAAATATACGCCTATTGGAAATTATGGAATAGGGTTTTTAGCATGCTTTATGCTGTCAGATAAAGTAAATGTTATTACAAAATATTATGGTGAAAATAGAGCTAACAAAATTGAATTTGAAAAAAGTAGTGAATATATTTGCTTGACGTATGAAGATGTACCACGTTCGCAGGGAACGGAAATAATTCTTGATTATGATCAATTTATTTCCGTCTTTGGGAATAGTCAAGATAATGTAGAAGTTTTTATAAAGAAAAATTTTATTGATTGCCAAATTCCCATAAGTTTAATAAGCTCAAAAGACGGGAAAACAACTCCTAAAGTTATAGAACTTCAGCAATTTGGCTCAATATATCCTGAAAGCATAAGACTAGATAAGTATTTTGATGGAATTCAAGTGGCTTTAAACTTCAATTATAAAGGCATTACATACTGGAAAAATTTCTCTGATATATATGCTGATGAAAGTTTTATATATCATGAAGCCAGAAATGAGATCTTGCCAGAGCAAGATGTAAGCTCTCCTGTCTTATTAAAAGAATATATCAAAGATGGTACAATTAAGTTTTTACGTCTACCTATAATAGCGTCATCTGAAGAAGATGATTTCGAAAAAGCATATGACGTTTTAGAAGACTTTGATGCCGCTTTGGGTAAAATCAATTATGAAAATGCAAACATTATAGCAGCCAATACAGCATTATATAACGATTCTGTGCTAATCGACAATGGCTATGATCGTATCGTTGGGAATTACACTTTATCAGACTTTAGAAGGCAGGTTGGACATTCCAGTAACGCTCCAACATATACTTTTTTAGAAGAAAAGAAGGTTATTCACGGTACTGGCGATAAAATTCTTCCTTACAATACGGATATCGGATTTAAGGGTATGTACTGGTTTAATTATACGGACTTTATATACATTAAGAATGTTTTAATTTCAGGCGCTAGGATCAAAATTCCCTTTCTGGTTGAAGGAATAGAATTAAAGGGGCTAGTTGTAAATGTTACAAATAAGAAAATAATTCCTAATGTGTCAAGAAACAATATTAGTGAGCAGCAAGGCAAAGAACTTTCATATGCGATAGGGAAAGCAATGCATATGTGGATTTATGAAAACGGAAATTTAGATATCGAGGAAAAGGAGCTGTTAAAAAAATTTATTTTTACGTGCTACCCAGAGGATAATAGTTTGCTTAAAAAATGA
- the rlmD gene encoding 23S rRNA (uracil(1939)-C(5))-methyltransferase RlmD, producing the protein MVDIKKNENYEMEITGMTHEGQGVGRINNFTVFVDGALKGEKVEVKIIKVNKSYAVGKLLNILAPSENRVEPFCSAYKRCGGCSLQHMDYAAQLEFKTELVRENLQRIGKIDNVIMHDTIGMENALRYRNKAQYPVGSVKGELAVGFYAKRSHDIIKSDECGIQDENSDKVKYTVQDFIIRYGISAYDEISRTGLIRHVVTRTGFKTGEVMVVIVINGEDLPHKRELVDMLVENVPGVKSVFLNVNTQNTNVILGRKNIKIFGQDTISDYIGKYRFNISPLSFYQVNPVQTEVLYNKALEYAGLTGEETVFDLYCGIGTISLFLSEKAKKVYGVEVVEEAIIDARKNAELNGVENVEFIAGESEKVVPELYKQGVRADVVVVDPPRKGCDKTLLETLVSMEPKRIVYVSCNPSTLARDLNYLDENGYKAVEAQPVDMFPFTPHVECVIGMQRKDT; encoded by the coding sequence ATGGTTGATATAAAAAAGAATGAAAATTATGAAATGGAAATAACAGGTATGACCCATGAGGGTCAGGGTGTAGGGCGTATCAATAATTTCACCGTATTTGTAGATGGTGCGCTGAAAGGTGAAAAGGTTGAAGTAAAGATAATAAAGGTAAATAAAAGCTATGCCGTGGGAAAGCTTTTAAATATTCTTGCTCCATCGGAAAACCGGGTGGAACCCTTTTGCAGCGCTTACAAACGTTGCGGAGGGTGCAGCCTGCAGCATATGGATTATGCTGCCCAGCTGGAGTTTAAGACTGAATTGGTCAGGGAAAACCTGCAGAGGATAGGCAAAATTGATAATGTAATTATGCATGATACCATAGGCATGGAAAATGCCCTGAGATACAGAAACAAGGCCCAGTATCCCGTGGGTTCGGTGAAAGGCGAGCTGGCGGTAGGATTTTATGCCAAAAGGAGCCATGATATCATAAAAAGCGATGAGTGTGGCATTCAGGATGAAAACAGCGACAAGGTAAAGTACACCGTTCAGGATTTCATTATACGCTACGGTATAAGCGCCTATGATGAGATTAGCAGAACCGGGCTTATCCGGCATGTGGTGACCCGTACCGGATTTAAGACCGGGGAAGTGATGGTTGTAATCGTCATCAATGGTGAGGATCTTCCCCATAAGCGTGAACTGGTGGACATGCTTGTTGAAAATGTTCCCGGAGTCAAGAGCGTCTTTTTGAATGTGAACACCCAAAACACCAATGTCATCTTAGGGAGAAAAAATATAAAGATATTCGGACAGGACACTATATCCGACTATATCGGAAAGTACAGGTTCAACATATCGCCCCTTTCTTTTTATCAGGTCAATCCAGTCCAGACCGAGGTGCTGTATAACAAGGCTCTGGAGTATGCAGGATTGACGGGGGAGGAAACGGTTTTTGACCTGTACTGTGGTATAGGGACCATATCCCTGTTTTTATCCGAAAAGGCAAAGAAGGTATATGGGGTAGAAGTGGTGGAGGAAGCCATCATAGATGCCCGGAAGAATGCAGAGTTAAACGGCGTGGAAAATGTGGAGTTTATCGCAGGGGAATCGGAAAAAGTGGTGCCGGAATTGTACAAGCAGGGAGTACGGGCAGATGTAGTGGTGGTGGACCCACCCCGCAAGGGCTGTGATAAGACGTTGCTGGAGACCCTGGTAAGCATGGAGCCGAAACGAATAGTTTATGTTTCCTGCAATCCGTCAACGCTGGCCCGGGATTTGAATTATCTGGATGAGAATGGGTATAAGGCGGTGGAGGCGCAGCCGGTGGATATGTTCCCGTTCACGCCGCATGTGGAGTGCGTAATAGGAATGCAAAGGAAAGATACTTAG
- a CDS encoding ParB/RepB/Spo0J family partition protein, with protein sequence MAKSNPRDSIKLTSVDDLFSTEESRVDSQREKVLDIPLSEISDFPNHPFKVKADEAMLEMADSIKQYGVLVPGLVRPKADGGYEMVAGHRRKKASELAGRETMPCIVRNLDDDEATIIMVDSNLQRENILPSEKAFAYKMKLEAMNRQGQRTDLTFSQLGKKLNSYEELADKSGESRNQIYRYIRLTELIPSILEMVDDKRIAFNPAVEISYLTENEQQDLYKTMQSEDCTPSLSQAQRMKRLSQDGRLNIDVIFSILTEEKPNQKEKFHIQRERIDRFFPKNFTEKQKEDLIVQLLESWYKKRQREQER encoded by the coding sequence TTGGCAAAGAGCAACCCAAGAGACAGCATAAAACTGACATCAGTAGATGACCTGTTTTCCACGGAGGAAAGCCGCGTAGATAGTCAACGTGAAAAGGTACTGGATATTCCTCTGTCAGAAATCAGTGATTTTCCTAATCATCCTTTTAAGGTAAAGGCGGATGAAGCTATGCTGGAGATGGCTGATAGCATAAAGCAATATGGCGTTTTGGTTCCCGGTCTTGTGCGGCCAAAAGCAGACGGCGGCTATGAAATGGTAGCAGGACACCGGCGCAAAAAGGCAAGTGAGCTTGCAGGCCGTGAAACCATGCCATGTATTGTCCGGAATCTGGATGATGATGAGGCGACAATTATCATGGTTGACAGCAATCTGCAAAGGGAAAACATTCTTCCGAGCGAAAAAGCTTTTGCATATAAGATGAAGCTGGAAGCCATGAATAGGCAGGGACAAAGAACAGATTTAACCTTTTCCCAACTTGGGAAAAAGTTAAATTCATACGAAGAACTTGCTGATAAGAGTGGTGAAAGCAGAAATCAAATATACCGTTACATCCGCTTAACCGAGCTTATACCCTCTATTCTTGAAATGGTGGACGATAAACGAATAGCATTTAATCCTGCTGTTGAAATTTCTTACCTGACCGAAAATGAACAGCAAGACCTATATAAGACCATGCAATCAGAGGACTGTACTCCATCACTCTCACAAGCGCAGAGAATGAAGAGACTAAGCCAGGACGGCAGACTGAATATTGATGTCATATTTTCCATCCTTACTGAGGAAAAGCCTAACCAAAAAGAAAAGTTCCACATTCAGCGTGAGCGTATAGACCGATTTTTCCCTAAAAACTTTACCGAAAAGCAAAAGGAAGATTTGATTGTCCAATTACTTGAGAGCTGGTACAAAAAAAGGCAAAGGGAACAGGAAAGATAA
- a CDS encoding DUF4320 family protein — translation MNSRHQSTGERNSPLLLFQKLFHDRKGSSYFDLMIKTLVVITLMVTVLSFLSIFTTYLNLNHICRRVVRVVELEGQVSDKAYGVFYRLKQQTGLSPEMTVEDVNYHDGQKIQLRDTFTITMTYNHPFTIFTPSFAPPVKIMIPMKVSITGMSEKYWKLSD, via the coding sequence ATGAACAGCAGGCACCAAAGCACGGGGGAGAGAAATTCTCCCCTTTTGCTTTTTCAAAAACTTTTTCATGACAGAAAAGGCAGCAGCTATTTTGACCTGATGATTAAAACACTGGTAGTGATTACACTCATGGTTACGGTGTTGAGCTTTTTGAGTATCTTCACTACATACCTGAACTTGAACCATATATGCCGGCGCGTTGTACGGGTAGTTGAACTGGAGGGCCAGGTATCAGATAAAGCCTATGGCGTTTTCTACCGGCTTAAGCAGCAGACCGGCCTCTCACCGGAGATGACCGTCGAGGATGTGAATTACCATGACGGTCAGAAAATACAGTTAAGGGATACCTTCACGATCACGATGACATACAACCATCCATTTACTATTTTTACACCATCCTTTGCACCTCCAGTTAAGATTATGATTCCTATGAAGGTAAGCATTACCGGCATGTCGGAAAAATATTGGAAGCTCTCCGACTGA